A window of Rhizoctonia solani chromosome 5, complete sequence genomic DNA:
GATCCCGATGTGATGTTCGGAAAGTAGAATCAACGAGAACATCAAGCTGGGATTAAAGTAGCTGAATTCCTCATCCAGCCATTGTTTAGTGTGTCTCGCTAACCGCCCTCGGATGTCCTTGGATCGAATGTTGGCGTCGTCAGAAAAAGAAGAGGCAAATGTCAAAATGGAGCAATGCAAGAGTGGGCTGTAATGCTGCAGCTGACCAGGCACGCAAAAAGAGTTGGGGCTCAGACATATGAGCATATCGCGTAAGAATAAGCTAGGGAGCAGACCAAAAAGCCATGCAGCGCCATAATTGAAACAGCGATACAGAAGCGTATCGTGTTCATGTCTCGTCAGATTGACACTATCAGATCCTGGGAGGTAGCGATTCCATTGGCATTGGAGCGACTGTCGTTGCTCCGGCAATTGTTCGTCCGGGCCAACAGAAGAGTCAATGTTGAAGATATACTGGTACACGCTTGGAGGTAATGGGTCATTGAGGTCAGATGTAAGTAAATCGGGAGACGCCGGTAGGTTTTGGTGTGGAGGTTGAATCAAAAGGCCCAAAGCTGACCATCTTGTACTGTTTTTGCTAGGCTGCAAGCCGATAATATGGGATAAGGGAAGATGAGATTGGGAAGAAGTTTAGGCTCAGTTAGCAGGAATACGTGCACAAGTGATCGAGGCTTACCGGGTCAAGAGATTGAGCTGGGTAGTGCTCATCACGCATGTTGAGAGTGCCAAGCTGTGGAGTACTTCCGGATGAGCTGGTGGGCAAACCTATCACACCCAGGGACAAAGTCCCATCGTGTGTAGGAGAGGTCATAGAGTTCGGACCTGTGCTGTCTGCTTGTCTAAAGTGAGCTAACTGGGCCTCCAGATTTTCTATCTTGGTGCGCAGAACTTCTATATATTGTTTGGTGGCAGGACGGTTGCTCTCTTCGCCATCGGCTTTCCATGTGCACTTGGAAGTATTAgcagggggggggggttatCATGGCAATGGGATATACGCACCTCGTGTCCCTAACAAAATCTAAATAAAGGCAAAAGAAAAATAGGGGTCGTTGATCGAAACTCACAGATGTTATACATGGTTGACAGACAGGTTGAATACCATCGCACTTGCATTTTCGACGTCGACAAGCATTGCATGCTCGAGCCGCATACTTGCGACGATGGCGAGAAGGGCCAGCCTCTGATTGGGACATGGCGTACGTGGGGTGTATGTTAGCTGTCTTCAGCACAGGGGCTTGTCAACATAGCTTCGAGAAGTTTTAACCTGCCGTTCGATATTAAGCGGCGCTGGTATTGGGGTTTGAAACACGAGGCCATAGATGGTAACCCATCGATGTGTGCTCCGTGAGCATGGACGGTAGACTGAACATGAGGCAGCAAAGTAGCCATTGTTGTGGCAGGTCTTCGCCCTCCATCGTGACACCAATCACAAGGGCGGGAGTAACCCGGAATTACGCACGAGGCGCCGAAAGTTATGACCGCGTATGGTGTAAATACCAGTCGATTATGTCAGGCCCAACTCGATCCCAATGATTCAAAATGAGTAGATAACTAGATAAAAATAGGTAGATAGTATTAGGCATAGAATAAGAAACCAGCCGGGCTATATGCTTGGCAGTACAAGCCATGAATTCGGGCCCATAATTCCACTCCCACTCAGGTTTAAGATTATTGTCTCTAGCTTGCTACAATGTACATACGATAGATTCTTATCCGACTTTGTGGCCCCAACGCCCCAGAATACGAGGGAAAATCGCGTAACTTGATTGTAAGCAAACGGTCACGTGGCTGTATGTACTGTTGAAGGTGGGCATCACCAAATTGGTGTTGAAATTGCAAACAACAGAGGCCCAATTTCAAACTTGACCCCACTTCACCCCAAGGACTCCTAACCTATCAAACTTGCCAAGATTCTAAAAAAACATTACATTATTAAATAATCATACCATAGATTATACTATATGTTATTTAGGTAGATACATACAAATCAGACCCTTATTTTCATTCACTGAGTCGTGTCGCACTGTGTCCGCTGTCTGTTTTTTAGGGTTCGCTTCACTATATGGCTCCCGGGGCTTAGACAAACAATAAAATTGGACCCTAAAAAGAACTAGTGCATTTTCTTCCCTGGGAACATTAGGATATATGCACCTCATTCCCAAAAAAGCTCGACCTCTATGAAAGGTTATGAGGCAAACCGTACATCCTGCCGTGATAGGTGCGGAATCCTCAAAAGTACTAGTGCT
This region includes:
- a CDS encoding Fungal Zn(2)-Cys(6) binuclear cluster domain, coding for MSQSEAGPSRHRRKYAARACNACRRRKCKCDGIQPVCQPCITSGHECTWKADGEESNRPATKQYIEVLRTKIENLEAQLAHFRQADSTGPNSMTSPTHDGTLSLGVIGLPTSSSGSTPQLGTLNMRDEHYPAQSLDPPSKNSTRWSALGLLIQPPHQNLPASPDLLTSDLNDPLPPSVYQYIFNIDSSVGPDEQLPEQRQSLQCQWNRYLPGSDSVNLTRHEHDTLLYRCFNYGAAWLFGLLPSLFLRDMLICLSPNSFCVPGQLQHYSPLLHCSILTFASSFSDDANIRSKDIRGRLARHTKQWLDEEFSYFNPSLMFSLILLSEHHIGIGENNTGYMYMGMAMRASRAQKLMAHEMQRPSEMPIPVVPIVPPVCIELSGRSTTGDTIEDMFSDSDYMGIAIHCYIQNAKLILISSNIPNALQSGRSPIDVHLQLDTWFNSVPNNLLVRQRSTLTQPPILALHIRYWWSILDLHLPHIDISDHGTSQSLKMCTRAAEKLVRLFGSYETQFGFRYYPHNLLQVGKDFLERSRLGTE